From one Streptomyces chromofuscus genomic stretch:
- the egtA gene encoding ergothioneine biosynthesis glutamate--cysteine ligase EgtA has translation MSDSVSGCTEPRTAVTEPEVEALVRGICFKTGPPRTVGVEVEWLVQELRDPQLTVTPERLEAAYAALRTAPVRSALTVEPGGQLELSSPPAASLMECVDTVSADLDAVRAVLRELGLGLLGIGHDPWHAPRRFLRAPRYEAMETFLDRTGPAGRAMMCTSASVQVCLDAGYEEPGPLGHVRRWWLAHQLGAVLLAAFANSPLAGRRPTGWLSTRQLRWVQIGAGRAGAPVLDADPRGAWARHVLDAPVMCVRQDGGPWHVPRGLTFRDWTRSGAPRPPSRDDLDYHITTLFPPVRPRGHLELRMIDAQPGEDGWIVPLAVTTALFDDPEAAESAYRTVKRLAERAGPLPAPHNRLWLDAARYGLADPELHEVAVECFATALRALPRLGASTRVTDAVAAYRDRYVVRGRCPADDLLDRLRGTGRRPHWKDLRT, from the coding sequence ATGTCTGACTCAGTCAGCGGCTGTACGGAGCCCCGTACAGCCGTCACCGAACCCGAAGTGGAGGCCCTGGTGCGGGGCATCTGCTTCAAGACCGGACCACCTCGCACCGTCGGTGTCGAAGTGGAATGGCTCGTACAAGAGCTGCGCGACCCGCAGCTGACCGTGACACCCGAACGACTCGAAGCGGCCTACGCCGCACTGCGCACCGCCCCCGTGAGGTCGGCGCTGACCGTCGAACCCGGCGGCCAGCTGGAGCTGAGCTCCCCGCCCGCCGCCTCGCTGATGGAGTGCGTGGACACCGTCTCCGCCGACCTGGACGCCGTCCGCGCGGTACTGCGCGAGCTCGGTCTCGGCCTCCTCGGCATCGGCCACGACCCGTGGCACGCCCCCCGCCGGTTCCTGCGGGCGCCGCGCTACGAGGCGATGGAGACGTTCCTCGACCGCACCGGCCCGGCCGGCCGGGCCATGATGTGCACCTCGGCGTCGGTCCAGGTGTGCCTGGACGCCGGATACGAGGAGCCCGGCCCCCTCGGCCATGTGCGGCGCTGGTGGCTGGCGCACCAGCTGGGCGCGGTCCTGCTGGCCGCGTTCGCCAACTCGCCGCTGGCCGGCCGCCGGCCCACCGGCTGGCTGTCCACCCGGCAGCTGCGCTGGGTGCAGATCGGCGCCGGCCGGGCGGGCGCGCCCGTCCTGGACGCCGACCCGCGGGGCGCGTGGGCCCGGCACGTGCTGGACGCCCCGGTGATGTGCGTACGGCAGGACGGCGGCCCATGGCACGTGCCGCGCGGGCTGACGTTCCGGGACTGGACCAGATCGGGGGCGCCCAGGCCACCGAGCCGGGACGACCTCGACTACCACATCACCACGCTGTTCCCGCCGGTCCGGCCGCGCGGCCATCTGGAGCTGCGCATGATCGACGCGCAGCCCGGCGAGGACGGGTGGATCGTGCCGCTCGCCGTGACGACCGCCCTGTTCGACGACCCGGAGGCCGCGGAGAGCGCGTACCGCACGGTCAAGCGCCTGGCCGAGCGGGCCGGACCGCTGCCCGCGCCGCACAACCGGCTGTGGCTGGACGCGGCCCGGTACGGACTCGCCGACCCGGAGTTGCACGAGGTGGCCGTCGAGTGTTTCGCGACGGCGCTGCGGGCCCTGCCCCGGCTCGGCGCGTCCACCAGGGTCACGGACGCCGTCGCCGCGTACCGGGACCGCTATGTCGTCCGGGGCCGTTGCCCCGCCGACGACCTGCTCGACAGGCTGCGCGGCACGGGCCGCCGCCCCCATTGGAAGGACCTGCGCACATGA
- a CDS encoding TIGR02452 family protein, translated as MSARLRGIARETEQIVATGAYRASDGRTVSIAAAVAAARDGTRMHGPEPVPVPVAPAAPVDTVVEVTGESSLEAARRIGEAAVLNFASARNPGGGFLNGAQAQEEALCRASALYSCLLRAPEFYDHHRAHRDPFYTDRVIHSPAVPVFRDDRGRLLDEPYSASFLTAAAPNAGVVRRSAPERAAELPHALAVRAERVLETAARHGYRRLVLGAWGCGVFRNDPAQVAGAFRGLLEPGGRFAGRFEHVVFGVLDRTPGAVTREAFVRAFPERQFQP; from the coding sequence ATGAGCGCGCGTCTGCGCGGCATCGCGCGGGAGACCGAGCAGATCGTGGCGACGGGCGCGTACCGGGCGTCCGACGGGCGCACGGTGTCGATCGCCGCGGCGGTGGCGGCAGCGCGGGACGGGACCCGCATGCACGGCCCCGAGCCGGTGCCGGTGCCGGTGGCGCCCGCGGCCCCGGTGGACACCGTTGTGGAGGTCACCGGCGAGAGCAGTCTGGAGGCAGCCCGCCGGATCGGCGAGGCGGCCGTGCTGAACTTCGCCTCCGCCCGCAATCCCGGCGGCGGCTTCCTCAACGGCGCCCAGGCCCAGGAGGAGGCCCTGTGCCGCGCCTCCGCGCTGTACTCGTGCCTGCTGCGGGCCCCGGAGTTCTACGACCATCACCGCGCCCACCGCGACCCGTTCTACACGGACCGTGTCATCCACTCACCCGCCGTGCCCGTCTTCCGCGACGACCGCGGCCGCCTGCTGGACGAGCCCTACTCCGCGAGCTTTCTGACGGCCGCCGCGCCCAACGCCGGGGTGGTGCGCCGCTCGGCGCCGGAGCGGGCGGCCGAACTGCCGCACGCGCTCGCCGTACGCGCCGAACGCGTCCTGGAGACCGCGGCCCGGCACGGCTACCGCCGGCTGGTGCTGGGTGCCTGGGGCTGCGGGGTGTTCCGAAACGATCCGGCGCAGGTCGCGGGCGCCTTCCGGGGGCTGCTGGAGCCGGGCGGACGGTTCGCGGGGAGGTTCGAGCACGTGGTGTTCGGCGTGCTGGACCGTACGCCCGGGGCGGTGACCCGGGAGGCGTTCGTACGGGCGTTCCCCGAGCGTCAGTTCCAGCCGTAG
- a CDS encoding type II toxin-antitoxin system PemK/MazF family toxin, which produces MTAFTDENVPGRFGPTATTEADPREVGRVRTEYSPAHDGDPDPGEIVWTWVPFEENDGRGKDRPVLVVAREAAGTLLAVQLSSRRHDGDREWVPIGHGPWDRSGRDSWVDVDRVLRLHEQGMRREACALDRMRFNLVRHRLRERYGWN; this is translated from the coding sequence GTGACTGCCTTCACGGACGAGAACGTCCCCGGCCGCTTCGGCCCCACCGCGACCACCGAGGCCGACCCGCGCGAGGTCGGCCGGGTGCGCACCGAGTACTCGCCCGCGCACGACGGCGACCCGGACCCCGGCGAGATCGTGTGGACGTGGGTGCCCTTCGAGGAGAATGACGGGCGCGGCAAGGACCGCCCGGTGCTGGTGGTGGCGCGGGAGGCGGCGGGCACCCTCCTCGCCGTGCAGCTGTCCAGCAGGAGGCACGACGGCGACCGGGAGTGGGTACCGATCGGCCACGGGCCGTGGGACCGGTCGGGGCGGGACTCGTGGGTGGACGTCGACCGGGTGCTGCGGTTGCACGAGCAGGGCATGCGGCGGGAGGCGTGCGCCCTGGACCGGATGCGCTTCAACCTGGTGCGGCACCGGCTCCGCGAGCGCTACGGCTGGAACTGA
- a CDS encoding amidase — MTLAPFAGLTETARALADGEVTSRALVEASLARIDATQGTLNAFRIVRAEAALAEAEAADRELAAGSRRPLLGVPVAVKDDMDVAGEPTAFGCPGTFAPATEDCEAVRRLRASGAVIVGKTNTCELGQWPFTEGPAFGATRNPWNTAHTPGGSSGGSAAAVAAGLVPAALGSDGAGSVRIPASWTHLIGIKPQRGRISTWPRGESFHGITVNGTLARTVADAALLLDAACGNHDLDPHRPPALDVSEAVGREPGRLRIAVALKPPFTALPARPHPEIRARVLELAERLAASGHWVEEADPPYGRIGLTFVPRATAGVAEWVREAPDPALLDPRTRDAARLGRLLGGAPLRAARRAEVALHRRIGAFFTSFDVILAPTTAAPPPRIGAMLRLGGLATDRAMIAACPYAWPWNVLGWPGVNVPAGFVSGGLPVGAQLLGPAHSEPLLVSLAAQLEADLRWHELRPPEMVVSESPAA, encoded by the coding sequence ATGACGCTCGCCCCTTTTGCCGGCCTGACGGAGACCGCCCGTGCGCTCGCCGACGGCGAGGTGACCTCACGCGCCCTCGTCGAGGCGTCCCTGGCCCGGATCGACGCGACGCAGGGCACGCTGAACGCCTTCCGGATCGTCCGTGCCGAGGCGGCGCTCGCCGAGGCCGAGGCCGCCGACCGGGAACTGGCCGCGGGATCGCGCCGCCCGCTGCTCGGTGTGCCGGTCGCCGTCAAGGACGACATGGACGTGGCCGGCGAGCCGACCGCGTTCGGCTGCCCGGGGACGTTCGCCCCGGCCACCGAGGACTGTGAGGCGGTACGGCGGCTGCGCGCGTCCGGCGCGGTGATCGTCGGCAAGACCAACACCTGTGAACTCGGGCAGTGGCCGTTCACCGAGGGGCCCGCGTTCGGCGCGACCCGCAACCCGTGGAACACCGCGCACACGCCCGGCGGTTCGTCCGGTGGCTCGGCGGCGGCGGTCGCGGCGGGCCTGGTGCCGGCCGCACTCGGCTCGGACGGCGCCGGTTCGGTGCGCATTCCCGCGTCCTGGACCCACCTGATCGGCATCAAGCCGCAGCGCGGGCGGATCTCGACCTGGCCGCGCGGCGAGTCGTTCCACGGCATCACGGTCAACGGCACGCTGGCCCGTACGGTCGCGGACGCGGCCCTGCTGCTGGACGCCGCCTGCGGCAACCACGACCTGGACCCGCACCGCCCGCCCGCGCTCGACGTGTCCGAGGCGGTGGGCCGCGAGCCCGGGCGGCTGCGCATCGCCGTCGCGCTGAAGCCGCCGTTCACCGCGCTGCCCGCCCGGCCGCACCCGGAGATCCGCGCCCGGGTCCTCGAACTCGCCGAGCGGCTGGCCGCGTCGGGCCACTGGGTGGAGGAGGCCGACCCGCCCTACGGCCGGATCGGGCTGACCTTCGTCCCGCGCGCCACGGCCGGTGTCGCCGAGTGGGTCCGCGAGGCGCCCGACCCAGCCCTGCTCGACCCGCGCACCCGGGACGCCGCGCGGCTGGGCCGGCTGCTCGGCGGGGCGCCACTGCGGGCGGCTCGGCGCGCGGAGGTGGCCCTGCACCGCCGAATCGGCGCCTTCTTCACGTCCTTCGACGTGATCCTCGCGCCCACCACGGCCGCTCCCCCGCCCCGGATCGGCGCCATGCTGCGGCTCGGCGGGCTGGCCACCGACCGCGCGATGATCGCCGCCTGCCCCTACGCCTGGCCGTGGAACGTGCTGGGCTGGCCCGGCGTGAACGTCCCGGCCGGCTTCGTCAGCGGCGGTCTGCCGGTCGGCGCGCAGCTCCTGGGGCCCGCCCACAGCGAACCGCTGCTCGTCTCGCTCGCCGCCCAACTGGAGGCGGACCTGCGCTGGCACGAGCTGCGCCCGCCGGAAATGGTCGTCTCCGAGTCGCCCGCGGCATGA
- a CDS encoding chitinase, whose product MPISHDRRPGARRNVTGRLSVLAVLCAVVTALFTATPAQAATGTITGLAGKCVDVAGANSANGTAVQLYDCNGTNAQIWSNPGDGTLRALGKCLDVVDRSTADGAAVQLWDCSGGANQQWVVTAARDIVNPAANKCLDVRDNNSANGTRLQIWTCTGGANQKWNAPASGGTAPSGFVVSEAQFNQMFPNRNSFYTYSGLVAALSAYPGFATTGSDTVKKQEAAAFLANVNHETGGLVHVVEQNTANYPNYCDWGQWYGCPAGQAAYYGRGPIQLSWNFNYKAAGDALGLDLLNNPWLVQNNASVAWRTGLWYWNTQTGPGTMTPHNAMVNQAGFGQTIRSINGALECDGRNPAQVQSRVDAYTRFTSILGVSPGGNLYC is encoded by the coding sequence ATGCCCATCTCCCATGACAGACGGCCCGGCGCCCGACGGAACGTCACCGGCCGGCTCTCGGTCCTCGCCGTTCTCTGCGCGGTCGTCACCGCGCTGTTCACCGCGACCCCCGCCCAGGCGGCCACCGGCACGATCACCGGGCTCGCCGGGAAGTGCGTCGACGTGGCGGGCGCCAACAGCGCCAACGGCACCGCCGTACAGCTCTACGACTGCAACGGAACCAACGCCCAGATCTGGTCCAACCCCGGTGACGGCACCCTGCGGGCGCTCGGCAAGTGCCTGGACGTCGTCGACCGCAGCACCGCGGACGGCGCGGCGGTCCAGCTGTGGGACTGCTCCGGCGGCGCCAACCAGCAGTGGGTGGTCACGGCGGCGCGGGACATCGTCAACCCGGCCGCGAACAAGTGCCTGGACGTCCGGGACAACAACAGCGCCAACGGCACCCGGCTGCAGATCTGGACCTGCACCGGCGGTGCGAACCAGAAGTGGAACGCACCCGCGAGCGGCGGCACCGCCCCGTCCGGGTTCGTGGTCTCCGAGGCCCAGTTCAACCAGATGTTCCCGAACCGGAACTCCTTCTACACCTACAGCGGCCTCGTGGCGGCGCTGAGCGCCTACCCCGGCTTCGCCACCACCGGCAGCGACACTGTCAAGAAGCAGGAGGCCGCGGCCTTCCTCGCCAACGTCAACCACGAGACCGGCGGTCTCGTCCACGTCGTCGAGCAGAACACCGCCAACTACCCCAACTACTGCGACTGGGGCCAGTGGTACGGCTGCCCGGCCGGACAGGCCGCCTACTACGGGCGCGGGCCCATCCAGCTCAGCTGGAACTTCAACTACAAGGCCGCCGGCGACGCCCTCGGCCTGGACCTGCTGAACAACCCCTGGCTGGTGCAGAACAACGCGTCCGTGGCCTGGCGCACCGGCCTGTGGTACTGGAACACGCAGACCGGCCCCGGCACCATGACCCCGCACAACGCCATGGTGAACCAGGCCGGTTTCGGCCAGACGATCCGCAGCATCAACGGCGCCCTGGAGTGCGACGGCAGGAACCCGGCCCAGGTGCAGAGCCGCGTGGACGCCTACACCCGCTTCACCTCGATCCTCGGTGTCTCGCCGGGCGGCAACCTCTACTGCTGA
- a CDS encoding RICIN domain-containing protein, with translation MLTFLRPALTRRRRTTAAALVTVATAALLTAAPAPAGAAADAAAALPTGFATVMNAASGRCLDARAAATANGTVVQQYACNGTTAQHWSFTDTGDGYVRVNNRNNTAQVVDVKDVSTADGAAVQLWTYGGGNNQQWLPVDEGGGAYRFVNRHSGKCLDIPGAATADSVQFVQYTCNGTAAQRFQVVPVTPSTANPDLGPNVAVFDPSMSSSTIQSRLNSIFQQQETNQFGSQRHAVLFKPGSYDADVNVGFYTQVAGLGLTPDAVTINGAVHAEADWFQGNATQNFWRGAENLSVNPTGGTDRWAVSQAASYRRMHLRGNLVLHDNGWSSGGLFADTKIDGQVDSGSQQQWLTRNSQLGSWTGSNWNMVFVGSQGVPGTSFPNPPYTTVAQSPVSREKPFLYVDGDGAYRVFVPSLRTNSTGTAWADGSPSGTSLSLDTFHVVKPGATAAQLNAALAAGKNLLVTPGVYHLDQTLQVNRAETVVLGLGLATFVPDNGITAMKVADVDGVKVAGVLFDAGTANSPTLMEVGPPNSSAPHAANPTSLHDVYFRVGGAAVGKATTSLVINSDNVIGDHMWIWRGDHGTGIGWNSNTGDTGLIVNGDNVTAYGLFVEHYQKYQTIWNGNGGRTYFYQNEMPYDPPNQAAWMNGSTQGYAAYKVADHVTSHQAYGLGSYCYFNVNPSVAAERAIEAPVNPNVRFTSMVTVSLGGTGTIRHVVNNTGGPSNSATNVANLTNYP, from the coding sequence GTGCTCACCTTCTTGCGCCCCGCGCTCACGCGCCGCCGCAGAACCACCGCGGCCGCGCTGGTCACCGTGGCCACCGCCGCCCTGCTCACCGCCGCACCCGCTCCCGCGGGCGCCGCCGCGGACGCCGCCGCGGCGCTGCCCACCGGCTTCGCCACCGTCATGAACGCCGCGAGTGGCAGGTGCCTGGACGCCAGGGCGGCCGCCACCGCCAACGGCACCGTCGTGCAGCAGTACGCGTGCAACGGCACGACCGCCCAGCACTGGAGCTTCACCGACACCGGCGACGGCTACGTCCGCGTCAACAACCGCAACAACACCGCCCAGGTCGTGGACGTCAAGGACGTCTCCACCGCCGACGGCGCGGCCGTGCAGCTGTGGACCTACGGCGGCGGGAACAACCAGCAGTGGCTGCCGGTCGACGAGGGCGGCGGCGCCTACCGCTTCGTCAACCGCCACAGCGGCAAGTGCCTCGACATCCCCGGCGCCGCGACCGCGGACAGCGTGCAGTTCGTGCAGTACACCTGCAACGGCACCGCGGCCCAGCGCTTCCAGGTGGTGCCGGTGACCCCGTCGACGGCGAACCCGGACCTCGGCCCGAACGTCGCCGTCTTCGACCCGTCCATGTCGTCCTCGACGATCCAGTCCCGGCTGAACAGCATCTTCCAGCAGCAGGAGACCAACCAGTTCGGCTCCCAGCGCCACGCGGTGCTCTTCAAGCCGGGCTCCTACGACGCGGACGTCAACGTCGGCTTCTACACCCAGGTCGCGGGTCTCGGCCTGACCCCGGACGCGGTCACGATCAACGGGGCCGTGCACGCCGAGGCCGACTGGTTCCAGGGCAACGCGACCCAGAACTTCTGGCGCGGCGCCGAGAACCTCTCGGTCAACCCGACGGGCGGCACGGACCGTTGGGCGGTCTCACAGGCGGCGTCGTACCGCCGGATGCATCTGCGCGGCAACCTCGTCCTGCACGACAACGGCTGGTCCAGCGGCGGCCTCTTCGCCGACACCAAGATCGACGGACAGGTCGACTCAGGCAGCCAGCAGCAGTGGCTGACCCGCAACTCACAGCTCGGCAGCTGGACCGGCTCCAACTGGAACATGGTGTTCGTCGGCAGCCAGGGTGTGCCGGGCACCAGCTTCCCCAACCCGCCGTACACCACGGTCGCGCAGAGCCCGGTCAGCCGGGAGAAGCCCTTCCTGTACGTCGACGGCGACGGCGCCTACCGGGTGTTCGTGCCGTCCCTGCGGACCAACTCCACCGGCACCGCCTGGGCCGACGGATCCCCCTCCGGCACCTCGCTGTCGCTGGACACCTTCCACGTCGTGAAGCCGGGCGCGACCGCCGCCCAGCTCAACGCCGCGCTCGCCGCCGGCAAGAACCTCCTGGTCACCCCGGGCGTCTACCACCTGGACCAGACCCTGCAGGTGAACCGCGCCGAGACCGTCGTCCTCGGCCTGGGCCTGGCCACGTTCGTCCCGGACAACGGCATCACCGCGATGAAGGTCGCCGACGTCGACGGCGTGAAGGTCGCGGGCGTCCTCTTCGACGCGGGCACCGCCAACTCGCCCACGCTGATGGAGGTCGGGCCGCCCAACTCGTCCGCCCCGCACGCCGCCAATCCGACCTCCCTGCACGACGTGTACTTCCGCGTCGGTGGCGCGGCCGTCGGCAAGGCGACGACCAGCCTGGTCATCAACAGCGACAACGTCATCGGCGACCACATGTGGATCTGGCGCGGCGACCACGGCACCGGCATCGGCTGGAACAGCAACACCGGGGACACCGGCCTGATCGTCAACGGCGACAACGTCACCGCCTACGGCCTGTTCGTCGAGCACTACCAGAAGTACCAGACCATCTGGAACGGCAACGGCGGCCGGACGTACTTCTACCAGAACGAGATGCCCTACGACCCGCCCAACCAGGCCGCCTGGATGAACGGCTCCACCCAGGGCTACGCCGCCTACAAGGTCGCCGACCACGTCACCAGCCACCAGGCCTACGGCCTGGGCAGCTACTGCTACTTCAACGTCAACCCGAGCGTGGCCGCCGAACGGGCCATCGAGGCGCCCGTCAACCCCAATGTGCGCTTCACCAGCATGGTGACGGTCTCGCTCGGCGGCACGGGCACCATCCGGCACGTCGTCAACAACACCGGAGGTCCGTCCAACTCCGCCACCAACGTGGCCAACCTGACGAACTACCCGTAA
- a CDS encoding NADPH-dependent FMN reductase, whose product MSVRILALVGSLRAGSHNRQLAEAAVKLAPEGVDVQMYEGLAEIPFYNEDVDVEGTVPAAAVRLREAAASADAVLLFTPEYNGTIPAVLKNAIDWLSRPYGAAALGGKPAAVVGTAFGQYGGVWAQDEARKALGIAGAKVLEDVKLSIPSSVTRFAETHPSDDAEVVAQLTEVVASVHGQAGGQAA is encoded by the coding sequence ATGTCCGTACGCATCCTCGCGCTCGTCGGCAGCCTCCGCGCCGGTTCGCACAACCGTCAGCTCGCCGAGGCCGCCGTCAAGCTCGCCCCCGAGGGCGTCGACGTCCAGATGTACGAGGGCCTGGCCGAGATCCCGTTCTACAACGAGGACGTCGACGTCGAGGGCACCGTCCCGGCCGCCGCCGTCCGGCTGCGCGAGGCCGCCGCCTCCGCCGACGCCGTGCTGCTGTTCACTCCGGAGTACAACGGCACCATCCCGGCCGTGCTGAAGAACGCCATCGACTGGCTGTCCCGTCCGTACGGCGCCGCCGCGCTCGGCGGCAAGCCGGCCGCCGTGGTCGGTACCGCCTTCGGCCAGTACGGCGGCGTCTGGGCGCAGGACGAGGCCCGCAAGGCGCTGGGCATCGCCGGCGCCAAGGTGCTGGAGGACGTCAAGCTCTCCATCCCGAGCTCCGTCACCCGCTTCGCCGAGACCCACCCGTCCGACGACGCCGAGGTCGTCGCGCAGCTCACCGAGGTCGTGGCGAGCGTGCACGGGCAGGCGGGCGGGCAGGCCGCCTGA
- a CDS encoding LacI family DNA-binding transcriptional regulator: MVQIPNKSASAPPAQRSVPTSADVARLAGVSRATVSYVLNNTSAVRISEPTRRRVHEAAKELGYVPHAAARSLRAGHSRMVLMPSPAIPVGPLYSRFLNELQWALSRLDYTVVQYGTLGLHGDEAARAWAELRPVAVLVPGQGLGPQGVGVLKRSGARAVVTIGPAVVAGAHALLMDHSTVGRVAGRHLYDRGRRRIGVVVPAEPGLEVYSAPRLDGVRQALRGTDAAVTELPLAYEEESAARLAARWRALGLDAVYAYNDEYAMLLMRALQDEGVRVPEDTALIGADDLMLGRLLRPRLSTVHIELPSGRELAELVDRAVRDPGAAPERHEVLGAAVVHRDSS, encoded by the coding sequence ATGGTGCAGATACCGAACAAGTCCGCGTCCGCGCCGCCGGCCCAGCGCTCCGTGCCCACGAGCGCCGACGTGGCCCGGCTGGCAGGCGTCTCACGCGCGACCGTCTCGTACGTCCTGAACAACACCAGCGCCGTCCGGATCAGCGAGCCCACGCGCCGCCGGGTCCACGAGGCCGCGAAGGAGCTCGGCTACGTCCCGCACGCCGCCGCCCGCAGTCTGCGCGCCGGGCACAGCCGAATGGTCCTGATGCCCTCCCCGGCCATCCCGGTCGGCCCCCTCTACAGCCGGTTCCTCAACGAACTCCAGTGGGCCCTGAGCCGCCTCGACTACACGGTCGTGCAGTACGGCACCCTCGGCCTGCACGGCGACGAGGCCGCCCGCGCCTGGGCCGAGCTGCGGCCGGTGGCCGTGCTGGTGCCCGGCCAGGGTCTCGGCCCGCAGGGCGTGGGGGTGCTCAAGCGCTCCGGCGCGCGGGCCGTGGTCACCATCGGCCCGGCGGTCGTCGCGGGTGCGCACGCCCTGCTCATGGACCATTCGACCGTCGGCCGCGTGGCGGGCCGTCATCTGTACGACCGGGGCCGGCGCCGGATCGGCGTCGTCGTCCCCGCCGAGCCCGGCCTGGAGGTCTACTCCGCGCCCCGCCTGGACGGCGTGCGACAGGCCCTGCGCGGCACGGACGCGGCCGTCACCGAGCTGCCCCTCGCCTACGAGGAGGAGTCCGCCGCCCGCCTCGCCGCCCGCTGGCGTGCGCTCGGCCTCGACGCGGTCTACGCCTACAACGACGAGTACGCCATGCTGCTGATGCGCGCCCTCCAGGACGAGGGCGTCCGCGTCCCCGAGGACACGGCGCTGATCGGAGCCGACGACCTGATGCTGGGCCGGCTGCTGCGGCCCCGCCTCAGCACCGTCCACATCGAGCTGCCGTCCGGCCGGGAACTGGCGGAACTGGTCGACCGCGCCGTGCGCGACCCGGGCGCCGCGCCCGAGCGGCACGAGGTGCTGGGCGCCGCCGTGGTGCACCGCGACTCCAGCTGA
- the trxA gene encoding thioredoxin, translating into MSQTVELTKDNFDQTVTDNDFVLIDFWASWCGPCRQFAPVYEKAAEENPDLVFGKVDTEAQPELAAAFGIQSIPTLMIVRDRVAVFAQPGALPEAALADVIGQARKLDMDEVRKSVADQQAQQGDAQ; encoded by the coding sequence ATGAGCCAGACCGTGGAGCTCACCAAGGACAACTTCGACCAGACGGTCACGGACAACGACTTCGTCCTGATCGACTTCTGGGCGTCCTGGTGCGGGCCGTGCCGTCAGTTCGCCCCGGTGTACGAGAAGGCGGCGGAGGAGAACCCGGACCTCGTGTTCGGCAAGGTGGACACCGAGGCGCAGCCGGAGCTGGCCGCCGCGTTCGGCATCCAGTCGATTCCCACGCTGATGATCGTGCGCGACCGGGTCGCCGTGTTCGCTCAGCCGGGCGCCCTGCCCGAGGCCGCGCTGGCCGACGTCATCGGCCAGGCACGCAAGCTCGACATGGACGAGGTCCGCAAATCGGTCGCCGACCAGCAGGCGCAGCAGGGCGACGCCCAGTAG
- a CDS encoding dihydrolipoyl dehydrogenase family protein, giving the protein MTEKESIAYDVVVLGAGPVGENVADRTRAAGLSTAVVESELVGGECSYWACMPSKALLRPVIARADARRVPGLRQSVQGDLDVPAVLAHRDEYTSHWKDDGQVQWLKGIGADLHRGHGRLAGPRTVVVTDPDGERRTLTARHAVAVCTGSRAQLPDLPGLAGVRPWTSREATSAQEAPGRLIVVGGGVVATEMATVWQALGSRVTVLVRGKGLLNRMEPFVGELVAEALTEAGADIRTGTSVESVTRQDGTVVAVTDRGDRIEADEILFATGRAPRTDDIGLDSVGLAPGSWLSVDDSLRVDGTDWLYAVGDVNHRALLTHQGKYQARIAGAAIAARASGVTDLESGPWGAHAATADHAAVPQVVFTDPEAAAVGLSLAEAEEAGHRVRAVDVDLSSVAGAGLYADGYRGRARMVVDVEREILRGVTLVGPGVGEMIHSASIAVAGEVPVSRLWHAVPSYPTISEVWLRLLESYRDN; this is encoded by the coding sequence ATGACGGAAAAGGAATCCATCGCCTACGACGTCGTGGTGCTCGGCGCCGGACCCGTGGGGGAGAACGTGGCCGACCGCACCCGAGCGGCCGGCCTGTCCACCGCGGTCGTGGAGAGCGAACTGGTCGGCGGCGAATGCTCGTACTGGGCGTGCATGCCCAGCAAGGCCCTGCTGCGCCCGGTCATCGCCCGCGCGGACGCGCGCCGGGTGCCGGGCCTGCGCCAGTCGGTGCAGGGCGACCTCGACGTACCCGCGGTGCTCGCCCACCGCGACGAGTACACCTCCCACTGGAAGGACGACGGCCAGGTTCAGTGGCTGAAGGGCATCGGCGCCGATCTTCACCGCGGCCACGGCCGCCTCGCCGGGCCCCGCACGGTCGTCGTGACCGACCCCGACGGCGAGCGGCGCACCCTCACGGCACGGCACGCCGTCGCCGTGTGCACCGGCAGCCGCGCCCAGCTGCCCGACCTGCCCGGGCTCGCCGGCGTGCGGCCCTGGACCAGCCGGGAGGCCACCAGCGCGCAGGAAGCGCCCGGCCGGCTGATCGTGGTGGGCGGTGGTGTCGTCGCCACCGAGATGGCCACCGTCTGGCAGGCCCTCGGCTCCCGGGTCACCGTCCTGGTGCGGGGCAAGGGCCTGCTGAACCGCATGGAGCCCTTCGTCGGCGAGCTGGTCGCCGAGGCGCTCACGGAGGCCGGCGCGGACATCCGCACGGGCACCTCGGTCGAGTCGGTGACCCGGCAGGACGGCACGGTCGTCGCCGTCACCGACAGGGGCGACCGCATCGAGGCCGACGAGATCCTCTTCGCCACCGGCCGCGCCCCGCGCACCGACGACATCGGGCTCGACAGCGTCGGCCTCGCACCGGGTTCCTGGCTGTCCGTCGACGACAGCCTCCGCGTCGACGGCACCGACTGGCTGTACGCGGTCGGCGACGTCAACCACCGCGCCCTGCTCACGCACCAGGGCAAGTACCAGGCCCGGATCGCGGGCGCCGCCATCGCCGCGCGCGCCTCCGGCGTGACCGACCTCGAGTCGGGACCGTGGGGCGCGCACGCCGCCACCGCCGACCACGCGGCCGTGCCGCAGGTCGTCTTCACCGACCCGGAGGCGGCGGCCGTCGGGCTCTCCCTGGCGGAGGCCGAGGAGGCCGGCCACCGCGTCCGCGCCGTCGACGTCGACCTGTCCTCGGTCGCCGGCGCGGGCCTGTACGCCGACGGCTACCGAGGGCGTGCGCGGATGGTCGTCGACGTGGAGCGCGAGATCCTGCGCGGGGTGACGCTCGTGGGCCCGGGCGTGGGCGAGATGATCCACTCGGCGAGCATCGCCGTCGCCGGGGAGGTCCCGGTGAGCAGGCTGTGGCATGCCGTGCCGTCGTATCCGACGATCAGCGAGGTGTGGCTGCGGCTGCTGGAGAGCTACCGGGACAACTGA